The following is a genomic window from Oryzias latipes chromosome 12, ASM223467v1.
CTTCCTTTCCTTTAGGATTTTTCTACGACTTGGCAGGTTGCTGGCGCTGGTGTTAGAAACACACAGCTTCAATTCTACCACTCTATTGTAAATCAATTACCTTTAACAAGGTCAAACCTGCTGTGCTTAAGGGACTAAAACAATAACACTGCAGTAATGACTAGGAAGTTCCCATCCAACAGTGAGTCACGTCACGTTTCCACCTGCAACACACCTGATTCCTCAGCCGTCTATGAGCGATTTCAGTCACATTTGTTGCGAGCATAACATGCTTTAGCACAAGGGCGTAAAGAACCGGATGGAAGGTGCCGATGGCCCATTTCTGTGTAATGGAGGCCCGTTTTCATTCTGTCGTCCTCACAGATGTGTTGGAGTGATACAATGGACAGCTGCTCTGATGCACGACATGAAACCTGAGCCGACTCAGGGTACTATTACATAAATAAAGAGATCAAATGTGAATTTTCTGtatatttggcttttttttaatttaatcaatgACTTGGGAGAGCTTCTCTAGGATGTCAAATGGAAACTCCATTGAATCAAGGGGTTATCATTTAAAGGTGGAAGTTTGTGACACTTTAAAAAGGCAGACTCAAtatcaggttgttttttttttatttcaatttttcttcatccactaaTGTAGAGCAGATactgtgcattaaaaaaacaagtctttggtacctaaaaaacataaatgaataaattaaggCCACTACTGCATCTATTGTCTGAAAAGTATTTAGTTCTGCAATCAACCATCCACCCGCTGGCGGTACACAATATGCGACTTAAGGAAAATGCAAGCCATTCCGTGCCAACACACTCATGTCTCCAGTTTGAAGGTCCAGTTCTTTGCATTTGGAAGATACAGAATGAAAGAGCAAAGTTAGAACATGCCATGTTGCGAGGGGCCGTTGTGGAAATGGCTGCTGGAGGGTGAACCACTAATGTTGAAAGCAATCATCTAAGTTTGCAGATATGCAGCTAATTTGAGAGCAAATTCTGTTCCCATTTAGAAATACTGACATGTCTTCTTTAAGGGCGCCTTTTCTTGTAGTGTTTCAGTTACAGCTTTCCTTTGATATGATTTATTCGACAAATAGAAAGTTTGTCTACAGCACATTCTGAACAATGCTAAATGAAGCTGAAGTTCACCAAAGCAGCTGTTAGATGTGACTGTTTTCAACTGCAaggctataaaaaaaaagataaaaactgatACGTAACAAATATATGGACATTAGAAAGGTTTCTTAATcttgacagaaacaaaaataaactgaagcttgaaataaaacaactacaGCATTGTTCCCCAGCATGTAAAACTAATTACACAGGTAATTGCATATAgtctatggaaaaaaaaaaaaaagttttcaagaTACAGCACAGATATGCAAGTTCTCTACTTACATTGAAGTAAACCAGTGATataacaggaaaataaaaatggtgtgGCCAGGAACAACAGGCACATGAAATAAGTACTTTCATACTTTGATTAAACACgtctacatgtttttttttctcccttcagTTGTCAGATTGAGGTCAGCAATACATTTTGGCCACGAAATATTACTCCTCTTCTGGTTAAGCATTGATGTAGCGGCTTCTCCCTTCTGGTCTGGGATGCAACTGCATGCTTATAGGATGCCATAGATGAAAATGGCCATGATAGCTGCACTGATGAGGCCAGAGATGGGCACAGTAACAAACCATGCCATGAAGATATTTCTAAACAGGCGCCAATCCACTGCCTTTTTGGAGCGAAGCCAGCCTACAGCCACCACTGAGCCCACCTGATGAACAACAGCAGTCAGAAACATCCAGCCATCCTTTCACTGAACTGACTTGATCTAAagtcatgattaaaatgaaagatttcattACCTTGCAGTGGGTTGTAGAGACTGGCAGACCAATGTTAGAAGCAACCACTACAGTCAAGGCTGAAGCCAGTTCAATGCTGAAACCACTGCAGGGAGGAGACAAGGTAACATGTTTGTCTGTGAAAACTGAGCAGTGTGGTTTTTGTGACTAAGACAGTTGTGTGTTTATGTCTGTACCTTGAGGGAGTGATGGGTGTGAGGTCCTTGCCCATAGTCTGGATGACTCTGCGACCCCATACCCAGAGTCCAACACAGATGCCTACACCACCGTACAGCAGAAGCCATATGGGTGTAGGTTGAGTTGACATCACGTCGCCTGTTGAGTAAACCAACCACAGGGCCACCAATGGTCCAATGGCATTACTGCAGAGGAAATCATCCAATTAAAGGCTGCTATAGACACCTTTAATTTTAATCAAACATGGGGGTTCAAACAAAGTTCCCACCTCACATCGTTCCCTCCGTGTGCAAAGGATCCAAAGCAGGCGGTGAGAATTTGGAGGAACTGAAACAGAGTGGAGACCTCTGGCTTGTCCTCATCAAGTTTATCCTCTAGAGAACTTTGGCTGCTACCTCCATCCTGTCCTCCAATTTCAAGTTTCACATCATTTTGGTGACTTTCTGGAGTCGTCTCCTCTGCTACTGCGTTACAGTAGCTGGTGTAGCTGTCCATACGCACGCGCTTCTTCTCTGGACCACCCGAGCCTGGGGCTTTCTCGCCATCTTGCCCAGCGCGGGTATCTCCGTCTTTATGTCTGAAGTCTGTGTGCATACCAATGATGGCCATCGTGTATGAGGTGTAGCTGTTATTGCGACGAATGGGACGATCGCCACCTTCACCCATGCAGTCTCCAACTTTAGCCAGGTGGAGTTTGTGCAGCAAGTCTTTGTAGAGACCGGAGTCCTTGTGTACCGTGTGGTATGTGGTGTAACCGTTGTTTGGAATCTGTGAATCTTTGCTATTTAAATGACTGTTAAAGGTGACCCGGTGAGGAGCATTTGTAGAGCCATTGCTGAGGTTGTTCTTCGTCTGCTTGGAAGCTAAATGaagattgaaaaataaaaaaaatgttgttgataGTTAATACAACAGAAGagctagatttgaacatgattTTAGAACcgtttttaaaataagttttttttaattagtcttTTCTTGAACTTACATTCGTTGCTGTAGTCGTTGTCGTCAGAGTCACCTATGTTAAAAGCCACCCTGCGTTCCTTATACGTCCCATCTGTACCGTCAGCATCAGCGGATTCACTACAGTCCTTATTTTCCCCATCGTCGGCACATCCGATATCAAACATCACTTTGCGGTCTGCAGGAGCCTCCGTGGGTGCAGACATCTCTTCTGTGATCGGTTTTGGGACAGGATCCTCTTGAGAGTCGTTGAGATCCCTCTTTTCCATCAGGGGGCTCTCAGAGGGGCTAGAAGACTTCATATCCCCTAGCAGGTGAGAAGTTGGGCAAAACTTTCAGATCATGGGCAAACTTTTAAAGTAAAGCAGATTATTTTCAATTCTATTAAAATGCAAAGTGAAAACATTTGACATGAAGTGATATAGTACAAGTACAGTTTGTATTATTTATGCTTACATTTTGAGGATTCTCATCaataaaatgccacaaaataCTTTGCATGAATTGATATAAATACCAAATGTTAAGTGGTAGAAGTTGAGCATCATAAACTTACGTTCAATCTTTCTCTTTAAGTGAGGGCAGACTACAAACCAGACCAGGACACCAACCAGCAGGGCACAGGTCAACGAGATCAGCAGGATGCCCCACCAAGGAATCTTGTCAAGTCCCAGCACTGAGATCACCACGGATCACACAAAGACAGTCATTTTATAAAGGTCAATGCAGagttaacttaaaaaaacaaaaacacttggaACCTGTGTACACACaggatttgttttttggtgacgggtgcagagctgcagcagtcaGGAGTGCGCTATGGCCAACACTGCAGTAAAGTTGGGTGCAGTACATGCAGTATGAACTCTTACTCCTCTTCACCAACATAGCacaaaaaacaagaggaaaCTATACtgcatttaaagacaaaacaaatgaagtcTAAAATTCCCTCCATTGTGGACTGGATGGGAAGTTTAAGATGAGCTAAAAGGAAATGATTGCTAAGGCCGAGTGATGAGCCTTAATTTCAGGGCAGAGTCCATGCAGCACTCTCTGGATCCACTCTGCAGCATGACACTGCAGAGCAACACACTTATGTTTATTTAGTTACGAAACAGGAGCTCACTCCCATCAGGAGAGGTGCACGACAGGGAAGGGAGGCAGCCTTGACACAGCTTTCCTTTGGTGCAGGATTACAGGCCAGCATGGAGCAGTTTGATTTCCACATCATATGAAACAAAACTCCTGGCATACTATATTTCTTTAAGACGAAAGTTACACAATTGAGAGAAacttcgtcttttttttttgttaacttttgcTTCAAATATCTACATTATTACCACTAATCCACAATGGAGTGAGCTTCTCCAACCGCAGAGCAAATGAATGAGTATACCAAAAATGGAATTTAAGCACAACTTTGCTCTGTCCCTCCCTGACGCATTGGCCTACATTACATAATCCCAATGTTACATCAACCATCCCAGACAGAAGTTTGTCAGAAAATTGCTCAAGCACAAAATTTGGTCATGGGTCCAGAGTGACAGTGGTCAAGATAAACTGTCATGGTGACAATGTTTACTCTGAAACATCCAGAACGTTTCAATGAAGTACGTACTAAAGCTCACACGAGTGGATCATCTGTGTAAATTATGATGTGAAGAAGTCGCAATAAGCCAGTTAAGCAACTGGAATTTACTGACCACACTAATAAATCAACACAGACCATAAGTTTATTATGCAGACCAAACTGCTGCATTACCAGCAGTATTATGTGGGACAGTAGAATGCAAGAATCTaaagtaaatgtaaacaaaacaaaaaataagaggTGTGGCAAAAACGTAAGGTTGCATACTAACTGAGCTCTGAATAACATCTGTACCTGCAGTACAGATGCAGCACCTGCCAACTGAGGTACCCAGTTACAGGTCCTCAAGGGTTCCATCTTGAAGCACTTTGAACAATTCTTTAAGACTGAGCTCGGCTAAGCTCGGATTGGGCTATGCAAGTCATGTCCTCGTGAATTGCAAGTGATCTCCTCCCTGCGATGGTACTGATGTGCATGCACACAACAGTCCACCAAATCTTGTCAAACTCTGGTCTCGAGCCACCATTTAATGGCCCAGACCAGCTAACCTCCTGAATTGTTAGGCCCtgcagagagaagaaaaaaaaggagcaaaagttGCCAATTTAATGAAAGTTTTCAAAAGATATTAGACTATCAAATTCCAAATCACTGTAACCATTTCCTAGATAGTAATAAAACAAGCAGAGGACATTTACATgatcatcctcttttttttattttccctaaaTGTGAAGGACATCCAGCATCTAAACCTCCAACTCCCTGTTGTGCTCCACTCTAAAACTTGCTTGCAGCTCTGacccacaaaaaaaacccaaaagcaaCAGCACACCAcagaaaagttcaaataaaCACTGCTTCTGtgaaaaaacagtaaacagtcTGGTTCAGTCTGGAATATGTGTGAGCATCCGCCTGTCTGAGggaacagtttattttaaactgtgGTTAGGCACGCAGAGCAAATGACACTCACTTGGAGCTCCAGTGAACATGATGGAGAACAGGTTAATTCCCATTGTGATGGCATAGAAAACAGGAAGGGCCTTCAAACCATTGGGTACGGgatctttctgcagaaagaaaacaaatcggtAAGGAATTTGACATTTCGTGGGATCCATGTGTTTTGTTTGCATAGCGTTAATCCGAATCTGGACACACTGGTCCAAATAGAAGCTGAGAGACCATTTTCTGTTTGTAGATTGGTAACGTTTAGAAATGATCTAATATTAAAAAACGGGaagttcaaaaatgtaaaaatattatcaTCCTTACAAAAGCAAGCTTACcttgtttaaaatgaacttgCTCACAAACCAGAACACAATGGCTGACATCATCCCAGACAAAAGTGGACTCAGGAACCAAGACCCAACTGAAAATGAAATTCAAAGACGGGGAAGAAAGAAAGTCATCACTTGAATTGTCTATGAACACTCATTCATGCAGATAGAATCCATCATAGTAAGGTtggcatctggacttggtttttaaagttgaagaagtttcacctcttatccaaaaggctttgtcaattctgaaatagctggttttggataagaggtgaaacgtcttcaactttaaaaaccaagtccagatgacaacctttaaatcTACTACTGTGCTGGTTGTCACttgaattattctttttttttcattattatttagaTCTCATTCTAACAGGTTACACAATACTGATATAAAATGATAcagtatacacacacacacacaccatttcATCCATTGTGCAATTCACACAGGAACGAAGGAAACAGATTGATGAATCGAATTGCTTTCCTTACCGATACGGAGAAGCTCAAGCCACCGGACTCCTTGTTGGCCTTTGGCGATCAGTGAGAATCCAATAGTAGCACCAACAATGCAGTGTGTTCCAGAAATGGGGAGCTTAAGGAAGGAAGCAGCCAGCTGCCACACAGCAGAACCTGGTGACAAAAAAATTGAGGAAATCTGTGAAAAGAAGCTAAACTGCTAAGCTGACTATAAGAAAAAGCATGTTTCCCTAACAAAGTCAATAGTGTGGTAAATAAATGAACATGTCAAGCTTATTTTACACTAAATGAGTCTGAAATGTACACCGTGAATGACTTACCAACCATGGCACTGACAGACCCAGCCATCAACTCCGGCTCAGAACCATTGTACATGCTCACGTCGATGATACCCTTCCGAATGGTTTCGCTCACTTTAGCCCCAAGAAGTACAGAACCCAGAGTCTCAAACACTGTGGCCAGAATACAGGCTTGACGGAGAGTCACAACTCCAGAACCAACAGCGGTGCCAAAGGAGTTGGCAACATCATTGGCACCCACAGAAAAGGCCAAGATGAAGGCAATGATGAAGCCGAGAATCAGCAACCACATGTGCCCCACCAGGGCAGTTTGGCTTGCTAATCCTACAGTACTAACTACCATGATTGCAGCTGTAGTTGTTGATACCATGACTGCAGATTTTGTAAGATATTTCACAATCTTAAAGGGAAAGTAATTCCTGACAATATATGTATATTTgcttcttaaaaagaaaaattcagctGTAAACAGTAACTACAATACGAAcctatgaaatgaaaataaatactgtATTAATAAGACTTTTGAAATTCAgtgcaaactttaaaaaaattgaatggcCAGAAAATGATTCAATTCAACTACAGTCCCTAATAAATAGTTATTGCTATGCTGAAATTATACTGTGTCTAAGGGTTGTTTTGCCTTTTGCCATTAAACAGAGTGAGCAAACAGCCATTGCGAAGTTATGACTGGGGGGTGTGCCAAGATGGTctgcaagaaagaaagaaaaagcacagGAAATGAATTACTTAACCGCTTCAGCATTAGAATGGAGAAGAGATTTTTATGATTAAAGATTAATGAagaattatttgacatttaaactaGAATCTAGGGTGAAGATGACAACATTACAGAAAATAGTAGTTGATGTTCAGACCGGAAGGTCTGCTACTAGCTTCTAGAAAACACGAGGAAGCCATATTTAGGCAAAATGGCGCTCGAACTGCACTAACTAATAACGTTTAAATTGATCACCAAATATTATTTTCAAACAAGACACGTGCCGTTTTATGAGAACGAAGATTATATTCATAAAGGTCGATTAAATAATGCGAATGTCAACTGAAGAGGAGAACTTGGTACGTAAGCACGTGTCGTCATTCATTCATACGGCGCAGCGCcgtatgttttctttatttcaggCGCCATAGAATACAATTTACGGCTCATAAGACGCGTTTGGGTGTTTGTATTTCATCTTTAATCGTGTGGATTTTTTGATAGACAACTGAGCTCAATAACTCGGCTTCATCGCACTTCCGAGAAGCTGTGTCGAAAGGACGACGCACCGTGACGTGACTAGGGTTGCACAAGGAACCGGTACAGGATCACGGACCAACCGGGTGGAACCGGTACACATCTCGACCCAGTTTTGCTTACAAAGATCTTCCCGATGCGTGCAAATCAGATGGTCGGCGTTTCTAATTTAGGCTAAGCGTATGAAAGCAGTTTCATTGGTCGTATCGTAACGGTTTTAAGTAACGTGGCCTAAGCTAGCATATTCTTAGTAATTAAAACAACGATCGCCTGTTTTAAGAAcgcattaaaataaatgtaatatttcgTGGAATTATCATACGTATATTTTGCACAAAATGGTAAAAACATAACATgttagaaaagcttttttttagcgTTAGCTTTGGCTAAAACTCGTTTATAAACGAACACCAAtgctaaataaaatatgaaaaacccCACAATGAACATCaaatgtgacacacatgacaagttttttaaagtattaCTCACCACGCCGAGGTTGTTACTCTTGGTCAACTTAATGCCGGTTTGCTGTTAAGCTAATTAGCGCGCGCGCACTAACCAGTTACGATAGCAAGCGGCGCGCgggataaaaaagaaagataaccTACAAATTACAACCTCAGGTTAAAAAAGACGaaccaaaaaacaataaatacagaCTAATTGTATTTGACgatctaaaaaaaatctaaccgTCTTTTCGAAATTTGAAGCGTTTCCGTGTTAATAAAGCCTTCTCTGGCGCATTTGGAGCTCGCCTAAGTTGAATTACACGCCGGAAACACTTTTAAGGGAGTCGTTAAATAAGCTCCACCCGATGACAGTCAGGAAGgcgtgtttccttttttttattctttccttttcttttttttaggatcACATGACAACCCACTCCCACTTCACGCTGTACGCGCATGCAAAAGATCACATTACACATGAAAGTTGAGCGATTACTTCTTAAAATCACACTTATTTCCTTTAGACCATAACAAAAtactttatgtatttattttataaatctgaaaatGAGGATAGTACAGATAAATGCCTAAACAAATTGTTTATTTCATCACACTAActtatttcatgtaaaaaaaaaaatcgtcattgaaaacaacaacaatctcTTTTCACCCTCTTCTACTCCATAGGAAGTAActattcaatttttttagtagcatgatttgttttaatttttttgccaGTTCAATAACGGAACAATTAAACGACTTTTTTGTGTTACCTTGAATTGAACAATCCTGTCTTATATGATCATGGAAATTTACCTCAACCGCCACCTACTGGTATAAATGGAAATAGCAGCGTCCTTCCAGACTAAGCAGCTTTTCTAGAGGGGGACGTCTGCCGCGTGCACTACGAGCTAAACATCTGGTTATGGATTGGCAACCAGACTTCCAGAAATCTATACTTAAAACAAACGAATAACTTGCCGtttattttgttcacattttaagacAAACCCAACAGAGAGTTATGTAATAAGTTCCATGGGCTCCCCTTACCAAGAGTAACCAAAAACCGGACGACGTCAGAACCTGATGATCTGTGGCACAGATTCTGTTCCGCTTACTCCCATTTTATAAGATCTTTATAACATGAAGAAAGTATTTTGTATAATTTCTGGAGTTCAAACGAGTTATTTCAGTTTaagtttacacttttttttgcaataatttgCTACGAACAGTCATTTTGGGGGCATGCTCTTGAAATTCTTATGTTCAGCATGGGAAACGTTCTTATCTTAAAACACGAACGCAAGATGTCAAAAACCGTAGTTGCTCTACGTCCAAATGATTGCCAATAAACTAAAAACCAAAATGCGTCACAATTACGATGATACTTGTAGTGAAAGcttgttttttctaaacaagCTTGAACGCATCATTTCTGAAAAACGTGTGGGTGGAGTTATGTCTATGGTGGAGAATAgccacaagttttttttcccgGAATTTACCATTTCAGGGGTATTTGCATAATCACAGGTATCTCATGTGACTCTTTGAACGCACCAGTTGAACCATTTAAAACTAGTTTACTTGATCTATAATATTTTGCTTAATTTCAAACTACAAGTTACTggtcattcatttaaaaaaatacacgaATAACTAGAACTTGGGAAACCATGATATAGATGGATAGACACATAGATAGAAATGAATTGATCTTTGAAGTTTTATGAATTcttgttctagaaaacaacacagaatttttacattttggttaaaaactgcataatcataattaaaagcccactgggaacgcttttacagtagatcaaaagacgatcaggTTGTGACTTTCCAGGATCTGGAACCTTTCCAGGAATATAAGTCTTTCAAAGAAAAGACTAGGTGTTGCACAGTATGATGGAAAATCATTCCTCTAagttgaaaacaaatgtttacagcTTCACAAGGCTTCAGGTGATCTGTTAAGGTGGcggaaaatgttttggtttttatctagtttatttttgtgtattgaAACAATCAAGTGACCAATGGAAACAAACCTTTTCAAAGCAACCTGTAGCCTAGTCTTGGGCTACAAGACCTACCTCCCTTGTTTTCTGGGAACCATGCAACACTTACTGCTAATTGCTTAGGGAAGTGTGTCTGAAAAtattactttacattttttggtttctacacatttaaatatttcaatgaGCATTGGTTGATAGTTTTATTCACTATCAAAGAAGTTCCCAAccttgaacacatttaaaagcaaGTGTATggcatttaaaaagtaaaaatacatacatttttaaagatatgTTGAAAAATGTTGGCATTTGTTTATAACAATGGCGGTGAAGGAGATTAGCCACCCTGCATCTTGTATGGGAAGCACTCTATGCATCATAAAGCATGTCCCAGCAGTTAACCATATCTAAAGGCATAGCTTAGGGTTACTTAGGTCAACTTTAAGCtttattaaaaagtgaaattctTAATATCTTCAAAGATAGAGATGTGTCTGCCTCCTGAACTGCACGAATGAGTGGTTTAACATAAAATCTGCTGAAACTATCATTTTGATTAGGAAAACTCTAGGAGTAACCAGAAAAACTGCCAACTGGAAACAAGGCGTTCTGCATCTAAGATAGcatgtcattttttctttaaaaactttatgaTGAAATTGTAATGAAATAGAGTCTGCTGAAAACAGGCAACCAGAGGATGAAGAGAGCCTGAAACTCTAGAAA
Proteins encoded in this region:
- the LOC101173722 gene encoding sodium-dependent phosphate transporter 1-B, translated to MVSTTTAAIMVVSTVGLASQTALVGHMWLLILGFIIAFILAFSVGANDVANSFGTAVGSGVVTLRQACILATVFETLGSVLLGAKVSETIRKGIIDVSMYNGSEPELMAGSVSAMVGSAVWQLAASFLKLPISGTHCIVGATIGFSLIAKGQQGVRWLELLRIVGSWFLSPLLSGMMSAIVFWFVSKFILNKKDPVPNGLKALPVFYAITMGINLFSIMFTGAPMLGLDKIPWWGILLISLTCALLVGVLVWFVVCPHLKRKIERDMKSSSPSESPLMEKRDLNDSQEDPVPKPITEEMSAPTEAPADRKVMFDIGCADDGENKDCSESADADGTDGTYKERRVAFNIGDSDDNDYSNESSKQTKNNLSNGSTNAPHRVTFNSHLNSKDSQIPNNGYTTYHTVHKDSGLYKDLLHKLHLAKVGDCMGEGGDRPIRRNNSYTSYTMAIIGMHTDFRHKDGDTRAGQDGEKAPGSGGPEKKRVRMDSYTSYCNAVAEETTPESHQNDVKLEIGGQDGGSSQSSLEDKLDEDKPEVSTLFQFLQILTACFGSFAHGGNDVSNAIGPLVALWLVYSTGDVMSTQPTPIWLLLYGGVGICVGLWVWGRRVIQTMGKDLTPITPSSGFSIELASALTVVVASNIGLPVSTTHCKVGSVVAVGWLRSKKAVDWRLFRNIFMAWFVTVPISGLISAAIMAIFIYGIL